From a single Miscanthus floridulus cultivar M001 chromosome 8, ASM1932011v1, whole genome shotgun sequence genomic region:
- the LOC136469640 gene encoding uncharacterized protein — protein MEKGEGPRFYQNIKKREADPLEKYDAFPIGMFEDDDDESLHFPEEETLEVDEVQLRSGRQLPRPSPQQRNPPNVTPSDVTDHVPNVSVKYDVISHLKKIPAMLSMYDALCLSSDLRKAFITALSFPEDYRVEVSQAEVKLARAQSITFSDEDLLLGNTKHNRPLFMLGEIDDLPINRIMIDGGSAINLLPMRTLKKIGYSKGDLCHSNVVIHGFNQSGQEALGTICLVLKFESFTTYVKFYVIDAATSYNALIGRPWLHENKVIPSTLHQCIKYKDPSGDIIRIFADKKPFTTAETFYADAKFYFEHVDKVSKPKPTLPLEENIPKIEVGETTSSKKMGYDISTGPSLCDGRGQLAPFEKLLSQAQLNALHQDEVLKEEKYGLGYEVNMTSTEPLDATEASPQMEDGNQPTTDELEEINIGTDDDPRPIFISKRLSKESKKEYHKFLSANKDIFAWSYEEMPGLDPMVAEHKLAVRKDVTPVKQGQRRYRPELLPQIEAEVDKLIAAGFIREVKYPKWVSSIVPVKKKNGKIRVCVDFRDLNKACPKDEFPIPISEILIDATMGYEIFSFMDGFSGYNQIKMSPEDEELTAFRRLAKWAMILSQFDIVFVPQKAVKGQALANFLAAHPIPDDFPIDDDLPDEEAFTTTSKV, from the exons ATGGAAAAGGGCGAAGGCCCGCGCTTCTACCAAAATATTAAGAAGCGCGAGGCCGACCCCCTCGAAAAGTACGATGCCTTCCCCATCGGAATgtttgaggatgatgatgacgagtCTCTTCACTTCCCTGAAGAAGAGACATTAGAAGTTGATGAAGTTCAGCTTAGATCAGGCCGTCAACTGCCTAGACCATCTCCTCAACAAAGAAATCCCCCAAATGTAACTCCGAGTGATGTAACTGACCATGTTCCCAATGTGTCGGTCAAATATGATGTAATCTCGCACTTGAAGAAAATACCAGCAATGTTGTCTATGTATGATGCTTTGTGTCTCTCTTCTGATTTACGAAAAGCATTTATTACCGCACTTTCATTTCCTGAAGATTATAGGGTTGAGGTTTCACAAGCAGAAGTAAAATTAGCTCGAGCTCAAAGTATTACCTTCAGTGATGAGGATCTGTTATTAGGGAATACAAAACATAACAGGCCCCTTTTCATGCTTGGTGAAATTGACGATCTTCCTATTAATCGTATAATGATTGATGGTGGTTCAGCCATAAACTTGTTGCCCATGCGCACTCTCAAAAAGATTGGATATTCCAAAGGAGATTTATGTCACTCGAATGTTGTCATCCATGGCTTCAATCAATCAGGCCAAGAAGCATTGGGTACCATATGTCTAGTTTTAAAGTTTGAAAGTTTCACGACATATGTAAAGTTTTATGTGATTGATGCAGCAACCTCATATAATGCTCTCATTGGACGCCCATGGCTACATGAAAATAAAGTTATTCCATCTACTCTCCATCAATGCATCAAGTACAAAGATCCTTCAGGAGATATAATAAGGATTTTTGCGGATAAGAAGCCATTTACCACGGCGGAAACCTTCTATGCTGACGCAAAGTTCTATTTTGAGCATGTTGATAAAGTCTCAAAGCCGAAACCAACATTACCATTAGAGGAAAATATCCCCAAGATAGAAGTTGGCGAGACTACATCAAGCAAAAAG ATGGGATATGATATATCTACTGGCCCGTCTTTATGTGATGGCCGGGGGCAGCTCGCACCTTTCGAAAAGTTGTTGTCTCAGGCTCAACTCAATGCTCTACATCAAGATGAAGTGTTGAAAGAAGAGAAATATGGTTTAGGCTATGAAGTTAATATGACTTCCACTGAACCTCTCGATGCTACTGAAGCCTCTCCACAAATGGAAGACGGAAATCAACCAACTACTGATGAGTTGGAAGAAATTAATATTGGCACGGACGATGATCCCCGTCCAATCTTCATTAGCAAACGTTTATCCAAAGAAAGTAAGAAAGAATACCATAAATTTCTTTCTGCAAATAAAGATATATTTGCTTGGTCTTATGAAGAAATGCCAGGTTTAGATCCAATGGTGGCTGAACATAAATTGGCCGTCCGAAAGGATGTCACTCCGGTGAAGCAAGGACAAAGAAGATATCGTCCTGAACTTCTCCCGCAAATAGAAGCTGAGGTCGATAAACTCATTGCTGCCGGGTTTATTCGAGAAGTAAAATACCCGAAATGGGTGTCTAGTATTGTACCCgttaaaaagaaaaatgggaagatACGTGTGTGTGTTGATTTTAGAGATttaaacaaagcatgtccaaaagatgAGTTTCCAATTCCGATCTCTGAAATCCTTATTGACGCCACTATGGGGTATGAAATATTCTCCTTCATGGATGGCTTTTCTGGCTACAATCAAATAAAAATGTCGCCAGAAGATGAAGAGTTAACAGCATTTC GTAGATTGGCCAAGTGGGCGATGATCCTTTCACAATTTGATATTGTATTTGTGCCACAAAAAGCCGTTAAAGGTCAAGCTTTGGCTAATTTTCTAGCTGCACATCCTATACCTGACGACTTTCCCATCGACGATGATCTACCAGATGAGGAAGCCTTCACCACTACG TCAAAGGTCTAG